The sequence TTACGCGCGCCTCTACAGCGTAAAGAATGCCGGGCAACGCGCGGAAGAACTTCTAAGACAGGTGGAGCTGTTTGATAGAAAGAACGACCTGGCGAGAACATTTTCAAGAGGCATGATACAGCGGCTTTCAATCGCGAGGGCGCTGGTAGCCGATCCCGATTTCATTTTCCTCGACGAGCCGTTCACAGGGCTTGACGTACATTCGGCAACGGTATTTCGCGACCTCCTGCAGATTCTCCACAAAAGGGAAAAAACGGTACTCATGATCTCGCACGATATAGGGATCTCCCTATCGGTTGCAACAAGGATTGCGATACTCAACGCGGGAAAAATAGTTTACAACGAGCAGGCGTCGGGAAAAGACGTCTCTTCAATGAAAAAAATATATCTGGAAAAGCTGGGCCTATGAAAGAGTTCTACCAGGTTACTAAAGCGATACTCATGAAGGATATCAAGACGGAACTCCGCTCGCG comes from Nitrospinota bacterium and encodes:
- a CDS encoding ATP-binding cassette domain-containing protein; translated protein: YARLYSVKNAGQRAEELLRQVELFDRKNDLARTFSRGMIQRLSIARALVADPDFIFLDEPFTGLDVHSATVFRDLLQILHKREKTVLMISHDIGISLSVATRIAILNAGKIVYNEQASGKDVSSMKKIYLEKLGL